A window of the Pseudomonas sp. B21_DOA genome harbors these coding sequences:
- a CDS encoding c-type cytochrome: MPSLPLRLSALLLALGLSACDDAPRFTKAEPGEARSGGAATVRKSDQNAFSLPSANLPPSRRVDFSVGNSFFRSPWVIAPSTTTARDGLGPLFNTNACQNCHIKDGRGHPPAADASNAVSMLVRLSIPDAPPYAKIVEQLGVVPEPVYGGQFQDMAVPGVAPEGKVRVDYTPVPVRFKDGTEVELRKPTLQITQLGYGPMHPDTRFSARVAPPMIGLGLLEAIPEEAILANAAAQAKENNGINGRPNQVWDDQLQKTVIGRFGWKAGQPNLNQQNVHAFSGDMGLTTSLRPFDDCTEAQTACKQAPNGNGPDGEPEVSDNILRLVLFYSRNLAVPARRGVNEPQVLAGKNLFFQAGCQSCHTPKYTTAADAAEPELANQVIRPYSDLLLHDMGEGLADNRTEFQASGRDWRTPPLWGIGLTQAVSGHTQFLHDGRARNLLEAVLWHGGEATAAQQQVLSFNAEQRAALLAFLNSL, from the coding sequence ATGCCGTCGTTGCCGCTTCGCTTGTCCGCACTGTTGCTGGCCCTGGGCCTGAGTGCCTGCGATGACGCCCCGCGTTTCACCAAGGCCGAGCCGGGTGAAGCGCGTTCGGGCGGTGCGGCGACTGTGCGCAAGAGCGATCAGAACGCCTTCTCCCTGCCATCGGCCAATCTGCCGCCCTCGCGGCGCGTGGATTTCAGTGTCGGCAACAGTTTCTTTCGCAGCCCGTGGGTGATCGCGCCCTCGACCACCACGGCGCGTGACGGCCTCGGACCGTTGTTCAATACCAACGCCTGCCAGAACTGCCACATCAAGGACGGTCGCGGTCATCCGCCGGCAGCTGATGCGAGCAATGCGGTGTCGATGCTGGTGCGCCTGTCGATTCCCGATGCGCCGCCCTACGCTAAAATCGTCGAACAGCTCGGCGTGGTGCCGGAGCCGGTGTATGGCGGGCAGTTCCAGGACATGGCCGTGCCCGGCGTCGCCCCGGAAGGCAAGGTGCGCGTCGACTACACCCCGGTGCCGGTACGGTTCAAGGACGGCACCGAGGTCGAGTTACGCAAACCGACCCTGCAGATCACTCAACTCGGCTACGGCCCGATGCACCCGGACACGCGGTTTTCCGCGCGGGTGGCGCCGCCGATGATTGGCTTGGGCTTGCTCGAAGCGATCCCTGAAGAAGCGATCCTCGCCAACGCCGCCGCCCAGGCGAAAGAGAACAATGGCATCAACGGCCGGCCCAACCAGGTCTGGGATGACCAGTTGCAGAAGACCGTCATCGGCCGGTTCGGCTGGAAAGCCGGGCAGCCGAATCTCAATCAACAGAATGTTCATGCGTTCTCGGGTGACATGGGCCTGACCACCAGCCTGCGGCCGTTCGACGATTGCACCGAGGCGCAAACCGCCTGCAAACAGGCGCCGAACGGCAATGGCCCGGACGGCGAGCCGGAAGTCAGCGACAACATTCTGCGTCTGGTGCTGTTCTACAGCCGCAACCTGGCAGTGCCGGCGCGCCGTGGCGTCAACGAACCACAGGTGCTGGCCGGCAAGAATCTGTTTTTCCAGGCTGGATGCCAGTCGTGCCACACACCGAAATACACCACCGCCGCCGATGCCGCCGAACCGGAATTGGCCAATCAGGTGATTCGTCCGTACAGCGACTTGCTGCTGCATGACATGGGCGAAGGCCTGGCGGACAACCGCACGGAATTCCAGGCCTCCGGCCGCGACTGGCGCACGCCGCCGCTGTGGGGGATCGGCCTGACGCAAGCGGTCAGTGGCCACACGCAGTTTTTGCACGACGGCCGCGCACGCAACCTGCTCGAAGCGGTGCTCTGGCATGGCGGCGAAGCGACGGCGGCGCAGCAACAGGTTCTGTCTTTCAATGCCGAGCAGCGCGCTGCGTTGCTGGCGTTTCTGAACTCACTTTAA
- a CDS encoding imelysin produces the protein MFRPKLLFTSLAALALGACSPQDPQAVTSAAIAKSVILPTYTRWVEADRQLAVSALAYCQGKESLETARADFLHAQKAWAELQPLLIGPLAEGNRSWQVQFWPDKKNLVGRQVEQLVVAQPQIDAAALAKSSVVVQGLSAYEYILFDAKPDVANDAQKAKYCPLLIAIGERQKQLAEEILQGWNNTDGMLAQMSKFPNQRYADSHEAIADLLRVQVTALDTLKKKLGTPMGRQSKGVPQPFQADAWRSQSSLTALEASLAAAKTVWEGVDNKGLRGLLPAEQKPLADKIDGAYAASLKLFDSTQRSLGEMLEDDAGRQQLNDIYDSLNVVHRLHEGELAKALGIQLGFNANDGD, from the coding sequence ATGTTCCGTCCCAAGTTACTGTTCACCAGCCTTGCCGCGCTCGCCCTCGGCGCCTGTTCGCCGCAGGATCCGCAAGCGGTCACCTCGGCGGCGATCGCCAAATCGGTGATCCTGCCGACCTACACCCGTTGGGTCGAAGCCGACCGGCAACTGGCGGTCAGCGCCCTCGCCTACTGCCAGGGCAAGGAAAGCCTGGAAACCGCCCGTGCCGATTTTCTCCACGCGCAGAAAGCCTGGGCCGAACTGCAACCACTGCTGATCGGTCCGCTGGCCGAGGGCAACCGTTCGTGGCAAGTGCAATTCTGGCCGGACAAGAAAAATCTGGTTGGCCGTCAGGTCGAGCAACTGGTCGTCGCCCAGCCGCAGATCGATGCCGCTGCCCTGGCCAAATCCAGCGTCGTGGTGCAGGGCCTGTCGGCTTACGAATACATCCTCTTCGACGCCAAGCCTGACGTCGCCAACGATGCGCAAAAAGCCAAATACTGCCCGCTGCTGATCGCCATCGGCGAACGCCAGAAGCAACTGGCCGAGGAAATCCTGCAGGGCTGGAACAACACCGACGGCATGCTCGCGCAAATGAGCAAGTTCCCCAACCAGCGCTACGCCGATTCCCACGAAGCGATCGCCGATCTGCTGCGCGTCCAAGTGACGGCACTGGATACTCTGAAGAAAAAACTCGGCACGCCAATGGGCCGTCAGAGCAAAGGCGTGCCGCAGCCGTTCCAGGCTGATGCATGGCGCAGCCAGTCGTCGCTGACGGCGCTGGAAGCCAGCCTCGCGGCGGCGAAAACCGTCTGGGAAGGCGTCGACAACAAAGGCCTGCGCGGTCTGCTGCCGGCCGAGCAGAAACCCTTGGCGGACAAGATCGATGGCGCCTATGCCGCTTCGCTCAAACTGTTCGACAGCACCCAGCGCTCGCTGGGCGAAATGCTCGAAGACGACGCCGGTCGCCAGCAACTCAACGATATCTACGACAGCCTCAACGTCGTCCATCGCCTGCATGAAGGCGAACTGGCCAAGGCGCTGGGCATCCAACTGGGCTTCAATGCCAACGACGGTGACTGA
- a CDS encoding cache domain-containing protein, whose protein sequence is MGFLHKVAWLGLILLAGFGQASAATAAKDDSQAAIALLEKALAYYHDNGDKAFAAFSRQGEFVDKDRYVFVLDTKGVMLASGGPSSALIGRDVSEVLGPDLQKAFKDALKVPEGNGIQQAEYRWQNWADGKVERKHVFYQRVGQRILAVGYYLPRASAEQAKALLDKAATDLTKDEKGTLVAINSLKGGYLQDDLYVFVVDLNNQRYVAHGTNLRLINTDFGKVKDPEGKPVGEPILALIGKQDEGEYEYRWKNPVTGKIEDKHAYLKKVGHFLVAVGYYSP, encoded by the coding sequence ATGGGGTTTTTGCATAAAGTGGCCTGGCTCGGCCTGATCCTGTTGGCCGGCTTCGGCCAGGCCAGCGCCGCCACCGCCGCCAAGGATGACAGCCAGGCCGCAATCGCCCTGCTGGAAAAAGCCTTGGCCTATTACCACGACAATGGCGATAAGGCGTTTGCCGCATTCAGCCGCCAGGGTGAGTTCGTCGACAAGGATCGCTACGTGTTTGTCCTCGACACCAAAGGCGTGATGCTTGCCAGTGGCGGGCCGTCATCGGCGCTGATCGGCCGTGATGTCAGCGAAGTGCTCGGCCCGGATCTGCAGAAGGCGTTCAAGGATGCGCTGAAAGTGCCGGAAGGCAACGGCATCCAGCAGGCCGAATACCGCTGGCAGAACTGGGCCGACGGCAAGGTCGAGCGCAAGCATGTGTTCTATCAGCGTGTCGGCCAGCGCATTCTTGCCGTGGGTTACTACCTGCCACGGGCCTCGGCGGAGCAGGCCAAGGCCTTGCTCGACAAAGCCGCGACGGATCTGACCAAGGACGAGAAGGGCACGCTGGTAGCGATCAACTCGCTCAAGGGTGGATATCTGCAGGATGACCTGTATGTATTTGTGGTCGATCTGAACAATCAGCGGTATGTCGCCCACGGCACCAACCTGCGCTTGATCAACACTGATTTCGGCAAGGTCAAGGACCCGGAAGGCAAACCGGTGGGCGAGCCGATTCTGGCGCTGATCGGCAAGCAGGATGAAGGCGAATATGAATACCGCTGGAAAAACCCGGTGACCGGCAAGATCGAAGACAAGCATGCGTACCTGAAAAAGGTCGGGCATTTCCTCGTCGCGGTGGGTTACTACAGCCCTTGA
- a CDS encoding efflux RND transporter periplasmic adaptor subunit, with amino-acid sequence MLRRRMLIMLGVVLLLVLVLGGYKAFSIYTMIQGFSKPKPPISVAVATAGEQPWQMRLPTVGSLKALQGVDLSLEVAGTVTELKFESGQKVKAGQPLLQLDSAVETALLETARADLGLAQLDFGRGAQLVDSRAISKGEYDRLSAVLQKNKATVNQLNASLAKKRILAPFSGTIGIRQVDVGDYLASGSKIATLQDLSSLYADFFVPEQAVPKLAIGQPVQFTVAAYPGQNFTGKISAINPIVESTTRNILVRATLANPDGKLLPGMFASLEVLLPDPQKHIVVPESAITYTLYGNSVYVVGQKKAEDGSVTKDDKGQPLLIAERRFVETGERRDGLVMINKGVQSGEQVVTAGQIKLDNGAHIAISDDKTLGEQNSPPRAD; translated from the coding sequence ATGCTGCGTCGCCGCATGCTGATCATGTTGGGTGTTGTCTTGCTGCTCGTCCTGGTGCTGGGCGGATACAAAGCCTTTTCGATCTACACGATGATCCAGGGCTTTTCCAAACCGAAACCACCCATCAGCGTCGCCGTAGCCACCGCCGGCGAACAGCCATGGCAGATGCGCCTGCCCACTGTCGGTTCGCTCAAGGCGCTGCAAGGCGTCGACCTGAGTCTGGAAGTTGCCGGCACCGTCACTGAACTCAAATTCGAATCCGGACAGAAGGTCAAGGCCGGCCAGCCATTGCTGCAACTCGACAGCGCCGTGGAAACCGCCCTGCTGGAAACCGCCCGCGCCGATCTCGGCCTGGCGCAGCTTGATTTCGGCCGTGGCGCGCAGCTGGTCGACAGCCGCGCGATCTCCAAAGGCGAGTACGACCGCCTCTCCGCCGTGTTGCAAAAGAACAAGGCCACGGTCAATCAGCTCAACGCGTCGTTGGCGAAAAAGCGCATCCTCGCGCCGTTCAGCGGCACCATCGGCATCCGCCAGGTCGACGTCGGCGACTACCTCGCCAGCGGTAGCAAAATCGCCACGTTGCAAGACTTGAGCAGCCTCTACGCCGACTTCTTCGTGCCGGAACAAGCGGTGCCGAAACTCGCCATCGGCCAGCCCGTGCAGTTCACCGTCGCCGCGTATCCGGGACAGAACTTTACCGGCAAGATCAGCGCGATCAACCCGATCGTCGAAAGCACCACGCGCAACATCCTTGTCCGCGCCACCCTGGCCAACCCCGACGGCAAGCTGTTGCCGGGGATGTTCGCCAGCCTTGAGGTGCTGCTGCCCGATCCGCAGAAGCACATCGTGGTGCCGGAAAGCGCGATCACCTACACGCTGTACGGCAACTCGGTGTATGTGGTCGGGCAGAAGAAGGCCGAGGACGGCAGCGTCACCAAGGATGATAAAGGCCAACCGCTGCTGATCGCCGAACGTCGTTTTGTCGAGACCGGTGAGCGCCGCGATGGCCTGGTGATGATCAACAAGGGCGTGCAGAGCGGCGAACAAGTGGTGACGGCGGGCCAGATCAAACTGGACAACGGTGCCCACATCGCCATCAGCGACGACAAGACCCTCGGCGAGCAGAACAGTCCGCCTCGCGCCGACTGA
- a CDS encoding DUF1513 domain-containing protein: MLRRQVLTLGSALLGAVSLGGWTLFKRKDQSPLLLSARDDTDGKHYAVGYRLDGTRLFATHVGQRCHDIINHPTQPLALFVARRPGTESYLIDLRDGKLLQTVTSQPNRHFYGHAVVHKDGEYLYATENDTSDPGRGLLGVYKFEGERLVHTGEISTHGLGPHQVSWMPDGETLVVANGGIRTEAESRVDMNLNAMEPSLVLMQRDGTLLSKETLAQQMNSVRHLGIASDGTIVAGQQFMGPSHERSELLAIKRPGQAFVAFPVAEDQLQAMGHYTASVALHSDLRLVALTAPRGNRFFIWDLDSGELRLDAPLPDCAGVGAVKDGFVVTSGQGRCRYYDCRQEPLLAKPLELPAGLWDNHLHLMA; the protein is encoded by the coding sequence ATGCTGCGACGTCAGGTTCTGACTTTAGGTAGTGCACTGCTGGGAGCAGTGTCGCTGGGCGGCTGGACGCTGTTCAAACGCAAGGATCAGAGCCCGCTGCTACTGTCGGCGCGCGACGATACTGACGGCAAGCATTACGCCGTCGGTTATCGGCTCGACGGTACGCGGCTATTCGCCACTCACGTCGGCCAGCGTTGTCACGACATCATCAACCACCCCACGCAGCCGCTGGCGTTGTTCGTTGCACGGCGTCCGGGTACCGAGAGTTACCTGATCGACCTGCGCGACGGCAAGCTGCTGCAGACCGTGACCTCGCAGCCGAACCGGCACTTCTACGGCCATGCCGTGGTGCACAAGGACGGCGAATACCTGTATGCGACCGAGAACGACACGAGCGATCCCGGCCGTGGCCTGCTCGGTGTGTACAAGTTCGAGGGCGAACGGCTGGTGCACACGGGCGAGATTTCCACCCATGGCCTCGGCCCGCATCAGGTGTCGTGGATGCCCGACGGCGAGACGCTGGTGGTGGCCAACGGCGGGATTCGTACCGAGGCGGAAAGCCGCGTCGACATGAACCTCAACGCCATGGAGCCGAGTCTGGTGCTGATGCAGCGTGACGGCACATTGCTGAGCAAGGAAACCCTCGCCCAGCAGATGAACAGCGTGCGCCACCTGGGCATCGCCAGCGACGGCACCATCGTTGCCGGCCAGCAATTCATGGGCCCGTCTCACGAGCGCTCGGAGCTGTTGGCGATCAAGCGGCCGGGGCAAGCATTCGTGGCGTTCCCGGTGGCGGAGGATCAGTTGCAGGCGATGGGGCACTACACTGCCAGCGTCGCGTTGCACAGCGATCTGCGTCTGGTCGCGTTGACGGCGCCGCGTGGCAACCGCTTCTTTATCTGGGATCTGGACAGTGGTGAACTGCGCCTCGATGCGCCTTTGCCGGATTGCGCTGGCGTCGGAGCGGTGAAGGATGGCTTTGTCGTGACCTCGGGTCAGGGCCGTTGCCGCTATTACGATTGCCGTCAGGAACCGTTGCTGGCCAAGCCGCTGGAATTGCCGGCGGGGCTCTGGGACAACCATCTGCACTTGATGGCCTGA
- a CDS encoding superoxide dismutase [Fe] (SodB; iron binding; present under aerobic and anaerobic conditions; destroys free radicals) produces the protein MAFELPPLPYAHDALQPHISKETLEFHHDKHHNTYVVNLNNLVPGTEFEGKTLEEIVKTSSGGIFNNAAQVWNHTFYWNCLAPNAGGQPTGALADAINAAFGSFDKFKEEFSKTSIGTFGSGWGWLVKKADGSLALASTIGAGNPLTSGDTPLLTCDVWEHAYYIDYRNLRPKYVEAFWNLVNWKFVAEQFEGKTFTA, from the coding sequence ATGGCTTTCGAATTGCCGCCGCTGCCTTACGCACACGATGCCCTGCAGCCGCACATCTCCAAGGAAACCCTGGAGTTCCACCACGACAAGCACCACAACACCTACGTCGTGAACCTGAACAACCTGGTGCCAGGCACCGAGTTTGAAGGCAAGACCCTGGAAGAAATCGTCAAGACTTCTTCGGGCGGCATCTTCAACAACGCCGCTCAGGTCTGGAACCACACCTTCTACTGGAACTGCCTGGCGCCAAACGCCGGCGGTCAGCCAACCGGCGCACTGGCAGATGCCATCAACGCCGCGTTCGGTTCGTTCGACAAATTCAAGGAAGAATTCAGCAAAACCTCGATCGGCACCTTCGGTTCCGGCTGGGGCTGGCTGGTGAAAAAGGCTGACGGTTCCCTGGCCCTGGCCAGCACCATCGGCGCCGGCAACCCGCTGACCAGCGGCGACACCCCGCTGCTGACCTGCGACGTCTGGGAACACGCTTACTACATCGACTACCGCAACCTGCGTCCGAAGTACGTTGAAGCGTTCTGGAACCTGGTCAACTGGAAGTTCGTGGCCGAGCAGTTCGAAGGCAAGACCTTCACTGCTTAA
- a CDS encoding MFS transporter, which yields MTTLNQPETPKPAIRSVLVALMMAIFLGALDQTIVAVSMPAISAQFKDVSLLAWVISGYMVAMTVAVPIYGKLGDLYGRRKLMLFGMGLFTLASLFCGMAQSMEQLVLARILQGIGAGGMISVSQAIIGDIVPPRERGRYQGYFSSMYAVASVAGPVLGGYMTEYLSWRWVFLINLPLGLGAWWVARRNLRGLPIPQRKPVIDYLGTVLMIIGLTALLLGITEVGQGHSWRSREVLALFACAVVVLALFVWHERRAREPLLPMHLFANRNALLCWCTIFFTSFQAISLIVLMPLRFQSVTGAGADSAALHLLPLAMGLPIGAYFAGRRTSITGRYKPQILTGAILMPISILGMAFSPPQATLLSGLFMLLSGIAGGMQFPTSLVGTQNSVEQRDIGVATSTTNLFRSLGGAVGVALMSALLLALLHDSSFAHLASNSLISEGHSGNVLLDGLNAAPGEAQNALRAELLVTFRHLLWVSTAVSLLGLAAAIAMPNNLLRGREHGAK from the coding sequence GTGACCACTCTCAATCAGCCTGAAACGCCCAAACCGGCCATTCGCAGCGTGCTGGTCGCCTTGATGATGGCGATCTTCCTCGGTGCACTGGACCAGACCATCGTCGCCGTGTCGATGCCGGCGATCTCCGCGCAATTCAAGGATGTCAGCCTGCTGGCCTGGGTGATTTCCGGTTACATGGTGGCGATGACCGTGGCGGTGCCGATCTACGGCAAGCTCGGCGACCTGTACGGGCGACGCAAACTGATGCTGTTCGGCATGGGCCTGTTCACCCTCGCCTCGCTGTTCTGCGGGATGGCGCAAAGCATGGAACAACTGGTGCTGGCACGGATCCTTCAGGGCATCGGCGCCGGCGGCATGATCTCGGTGAGCCAGGCGATCATCGGCGACATCGTCCCGCCACGTGAACGCGGGCGCTATCAGGGTTACTTCAGCAGCATGTACGCGGTGGCCAGCGTCGCCGGCCCGGTGCTTGGCGGCTACATGACCGAATACCTGTCGTGGCGCTGGGTGTTTCTGATCAACCTGCCGCTGGGGCTTGGCGCCTGGTGGGTGGCACGGCGCAACCTGCGCGGCTTGCCGATTCCGCAGCGCAAACCGGTGATCGATTACCTTGGCACGGTGCTGATGATCATCGGCCTCACGGCGTTGCTGCTCGGCATCACTGAAGTCGGCCAGGGCCATTCATGGCGCAGCAGGGAAGTGCTCGCCCTGTTCGCCTGCGCCGTGGTGGTATTGGCGCTGTTTGTCTGGCACGAGCGCCGGGCACGCGAGCCATTGTTGCCGATGCACCTGTTCGCCAACCGCAATGCCCTGCTGTGCTGGTGCACGATTTTCTTCACCAGTTTCCAGGCCATCTCGCTGATCGTGTTGATGCCGCTGCGCTTCCAAAGCGTCACCGGCGCGGGCGCCGACAGCGCCGCGTTGCACTTGCTGCCTCTGGCCATGGGCTTGCCGATCGGCGCCTATTTCGCCGGCCGTCGCACCTCGATCACCGGACGCTACAAACCGCAGATTCTCACCGGCGCGATTCTGATGCCGATTTCGATTCTCGGCATGGCCTTCAGTCCACCACAAGCGACGCTGCTCAGCGGTTTGTTCATGTTGCTCAGCGGCATCGCTGGCGGCATGCAGTTCCCGACCTCGCTGGTCGGCACGCAAAACTCGGTGGAACAACGCGACATCGGCGTCGCCACCAGCACCACGAATCTGTTCCGCTCACTGGGCGGCGCGGTGGGCGTGGCGTTGATGTCGGCGCTGTTGCTGGCGTTGTTGCACGATTCCAGTTTCGCCCACTTGGCGAGCAACTCGCTGATCAGCGAGGGGCATTCGGGCAACGTCCTGCTCGATGGCCTGAACGCAGCCCCCGGAGAAGCGCAGAACGCCTTGCGCGCGGAGCTGCTGGTGACCTTCCGCCATTTGCTCTGGGTCAGCACGGCAGTGTCGTTGCTCGGGCTGGCAGCGGCGATTGCCATGCCGAACAACCTGCTGCGCGGACGGGAGCACGGCGCGAAATGA
- a CDS encoding LysE/ArgO family amino acid transporter has translation MWQSYVNGLLVAFGLIMAIGTQNAFVLAQSLRREHHLPVAALCVVCDAILVAAGVFGLATILAQNPTLLAIARWGGATFLIWYGSQALRRACSKQSLEQGENQTVRSLRAVMLSALAVTLLNPHVYLDTVLLIGSLGAQQSVPGAYVVGAASASLLWFFTLALGAAWLAPWLARPSTWRILDLVVALMMFAVAAQLIIAG, from the coding sequence ATGTGGCAAAGCTATGTAAACGGCCTGCTGGTGGCGTTCGGCCTGATCATGGCGATCGGCACGCAGAACGCTTTTGTATTGGCCCAGAGCCTGCGCCGTGAACACCATTTGCCGGTGGCGGCATTGTGCGTGGTGTGTGACGCGATTCTGGTCGCGGCAGGAGTGTTCGGCCTGGCGACGATTCTGGCGCAGAACCCGACCCTGTTGGCGATCGCCCGTTGGGGCGGCGCGACGTTTCTGATCTGGTACGGCAGCCAGGCGCTGCGCCGGGCCTGTTCGAAGCAGAGCCTTGAGCAAGGCGAGAACCAGACCGTGCGCTCGCTGCGCGCAGTGATGCTCAGCGCTCTGGCGGTGACCTTGCTCAACCCCCACGTTTATCTCGATACGGTACTGCTGATCGGCTCGCTGGGCGCGCAGCAATCAGTGCCAGGCGCTTACGTGGTCGGCGCGGCGAGTGCCTCGCTGCTGTGGTTTTTCACCCTGGCCCTCGGCGCCGCATGGCTGGCGCCGTGGCTGGCCCGCCCGAGTACCTGGCGCATTCTCGATCTGGTCGTAGCGTTGATGATGTTTGCGGTCGCCGCACAACTGATCATCGCCGGGTGA
- a CDS encoding ATPase: protein MSMRNDAHDDDFDNVPSLRADPFDDDDIALSPRTSVHSRTAPVVKVKAASTGPLWALVGALFFAFIGLAWWSFQQISLMEQQLVATQESFARISEEAAGRLQDISGKVVASQSNVSSDSEALKLQIKQLEGKLLDQSKQQQGVAGQASELDKRLAQMTAQTTEQQNANTQLQAQVKALSAELATIKSTPADTSKVDAQLKAFDAQFKSLGADIAALKKQGNPSAAIDRLEQDIVVLKSQQDNRPAAPQGGGNTAEFDAFRAQMTRNLNTLQAQIQNLQQQINSRP, encoded by the coding sequence ATGTCCATGCGAAACGATGCCCACGACGACGATTTCGACAACGTGCCAAGCCTGCGCGCCGATCCGTTCGATGACGATGACATCGCGCTCAGCCCTCGTACCTCCGTGCATTCGCGCACGGCGCCAGTGGTCAAGGTCAAGGCCGCCAGCACCGGGCCGCTGTGGGCACTGGTTGGCGCGTTGTTTTTCGCCTTCATCGGTCTGGCCTGGTGGAGCTTCCAGCAGATTTCGTTGATGGAGCAGCAACTGGTCGCTACCCAGGAAAGCTTCGCGCGGATCAGCGAAGAAGCGGCGGGGCGTCTGCAGGATATTTCCGGCAAAGTTGTCGCCAGTCAGAGCAACGTCAGCAGCGACAGCGAAGCACTGAAGCTGCAGATCAAACAACTCGAAGGCAAGCTGCTCGACCAGAGCAAGCAGCAGCAAGGCGTGGCCGGGCAGGCCAGCGAGCTGGACAAGCGGCTGGCGCAGATGACCGCGCAGACCACCGAACAACAGAATGCCAATACCCAATTGCAGGCGCAGGTCAAAGCCCTGAGCGCTGAACTGGCGACAATCAAAAGCACGCCGGCCGATACCAGCAAGGTCGATGCCCAGTTGAAAGCCTTCGACGCCCAGTTCAAAAGCCTCGGCGCCGATATCGCCGCGCTGAAGAAGCAGGGCAACCCGAGCGCGGCGATCGATCGTCTGGAGCAGGACATCGTCGTGCTGAAAAGTCAGCAGGACAACCGCCCGGCAGCGCCACAGGGTGGCGGCAATACTGCCGAGTTCGATGCGTTTCGCGCGCAGATGACCCGCAACCTCAATACCTTGCAGGCGCAGATCCAGAACCTGCAACAACAAATCAATTCCCGCCCGTAA
- a CDS encoding LysR family transcriptional regulator ArgP — MFDYKLLSALAAVVEQAGFDRAAQILGLSQSAISQRIKLLEARIGQPVLVRETPPAPTEIGRRLLNHVQQVRLLERDLQSAVPALDEEGLPDRLRIALNADSLATWWAEAVGDFCAEQHLLLDLIVEDQTVGLKRMRAGEVAACLCASERPVAGARSVMLGAMRYRALASPAFIARHFPDGVRAEQLPRTPALVFGPDDFLQHRYLALLGVDGAFEHHLCPSSEGFIRLTEAGLGWGLVPELQVREQLQRGELRELLPDKPIDVPLYWHHWRNGGQLLNLLTEQLLRSSKQWLVA; from the coding sequence ATGTTCGACTATAAATTGCTTTCCGCGCTGGCTGCTGTGGTCGAACAGGCCGGATTTGATCGCGCTGCACAGATCCTTGGTCTGTCGCAGTCGGCGATCTCCCAACGCATCAAATTGCTCGAGGCGCGGATCGGCCAACCCGTGCTGGTGCGTGAGACACCGCCAGCGCCGACGGAAATCGGCCGACGTTTGCTCAACCATGTGCAGCAGGTGCGTTTGCTCGAGCGCGACTTGCAGTCGGCGGTGCCAGCGCTGGACGAAGAAGGCCTGCCTGATCGCCTGCGCATCGCCCTTAACGCCGATAGCCTCGCCACGTGGTGGGCCGAGGCCGTCGGCGATTTCTGCGCCGAGCAGCATTTGTTGCTCGACCTGATCGTCGAAGACCAGACCGTCGGCCTCAAGCGCATGCGTGCCGGTGAAGTGGCCGCGTGCCTGTGCGCCAGCGAGCGCCCGGTGGCTGGCGCACGCAGCGTAATGCTCGGCGCCATGCGCTATCGCGCCTTGGCCAGCCCCGCATTCATCGCTCGGCATTTTCCCGATGGCGTGCGCGCCGAACAGTTGCCGCGCACCCCGGCGCTGGTGTTCGGCCCGGACGATTTCCTCCAGCATCGCTACCTGGCGCTGTTGGGCGTCGACGGCGCGTTTGAACATCACTTATGTCCGTCTTCTGAAGGCTTCATTCGCCTGACCGAAGCCGGCCTCGGCTGGGGCCTGGTGCCGGAACTGCAGGTGCGCGAGCAGTTGCAACGCGGCGAGCTGCGCGAATTGCTGCCAGATAAACCGATCGACGTGCCGCTGTACTGGCATCATTGGCGCAATGGCGGCCAGTTGCTCAATCTACTGACCGAACAACTGCTGCGCTCCTCAAAGCAATGGCTAGTGGCTTAG